A segment of the Actinomycetes bacterium genome:
TCCCCATAATGCTGTGGAGTATTTTGTGTCCTACTATGACTATTACCAGCCGGAAGCCTATATTCCCAGCAAGGATATGTATATTGAAAAGGATACCTCCATAAATGAAGAAATTGAAAAGCTGAGGCTTTCTGCTACCAATTCCCTTTATACCAGAAAAGATGTGATTGTGGTGGCCAGCGTGTCCTGTATATACGGCCTGGGCTCGCCCTCAGAATATGGAAAGCAGAGGATAATACTTGAGGCGGACCAGGAGTATCCCCGGGATGAGCTTATCCGGAGGCTGGTAAATATAAGGTATGAGAGAAATGACTATGACTTTACCAATGGCAAATTCAGGATAAAGGGCGATACCGCTGAGATTTTTCCCGCCTATCAGGATAAAGCTATAAGGGTGCAGTATTTTGGTGATGATATTGAAAGGATAGTGGAATTTAATCCGGTTTCCGGAGAGGTTTACAGTGACCGGGATACGGTAGTAATATCGCCGGCCACCCACTTTTTAACCACCATGGAGTGGGTGGACAGGGCGCTGGAGACCATTGAGGAAGAACTTCAGGAAAGGCTTAAATGGTTTAAGGACCAGGGCAAACTGCTGGAAGCCCAGAGGCTGGAGTCTCGTACCAGGTATGATATGGAGATGATAGCCGAACTTGGTTTTTGCAGCGGTATTGAAAACTATTCCCGCCATATACTGGGCAAGAAGCCGGGAGAGACCCCCAATACCCTGATTGATTTTTTCCCTGAAAAATTTTTAATGGTTATTGATGAATCCCATATAACCGTACCCCAGATCAGGGGAATGTATGCAGGGGACCGTTCCCGCAAGCAGGTTCTGGTGGAATATGGTTTCAGGCTGCCTTCAGCCCTGGATAACCGTCCTCTAAGGTTTGAAGAGTTCGAACAAAAGATAAACCAGGTAATTTTTACTTCTGCTACTCCTGGCCCTTATGAACAGAAGGTAAGCAAACAGGTAGTGGAGCAGATTATCAGGCCTACCGGTCTGGTGGATCCGGAGATAGTCATAAAGCCTACCCGGGGGCAGATTGATGACCTTATATCGGAGATTAAAGAGAGGATAAAAA
Coding sequences within it:
- the uvrB gene encoding excinuclease ABC subunit UvrB codes for the protein MANRFEIVSNYRPQGDQGSAIAQLAAGLQQKQKFLTLLGVTGSGKTYTVANVIRDIQLPTLVIAPNKTLAAQLTNEFREFFPHNAVEYFVSYYDYYQPEAYIPSKDMYIEKDTSINEEIEKLRLSATNSLYTRKDVIVVASVSCIYGLGSPSEYGKQRIILEADQEYPRDELIRRLVNIRYERNDYDFTNGKFRIKGDTAEIFPAYQDKAIRVQYFGDDIERIVEFNPVSGEVYSDRDTVVISPATHFLTTMEWVDRALETIEEELQERLKWFKDQGKLLEAQRLESRTRYDMEMIAELGFCSGIENYSRHILGKKPGETPNTLIDFFPEKFLMVIDESHITVPQIRGMYAGDRSRKQVLVEYGFRLPSALDNRPLRFEEFEQKINQVIFTSATPGPYEQKVSKQVVEQIIRPTGLVDPEIVIKPTRGQIDDLISEIKERIKKNERVLVTTLTKRMAEDLADYLASQDIKVRYLHSTIDTIERIEILRGLRSREFDVLVGINLLREGLDLPEVSLVAILDADKEGFLRSEISLIQTIGRAARNVNGKVIMYADKFTTALRNAVGETERRRNIQIEYNEKHGIIPTTISKNITDILYAAGIKSKGKKDEFKVSQKKASYSETRLMSMDPEQIAHILGGLEQEMHIAARDREFEKAAVIRDQIKRIKKITNIEV